The Heterodontus francisci isolate sHetFra1 chromosome 12, sHetFra1.hap1, whole genome shotgun sequence genome includes the window CTGGAGCGGTTGCGGGGCTTGTCGGAGAGCGACAAGCACTGGACGGCGCGCAGGGACTTCCTGGCCCGGAACCTGTCCGATTACTCGCGGGATCGCATGGATTACCTGGTCGCACTCTCCATGGTCTGGGCCAACCACGTTTTCATGGGCTGCCGGTGAGCGGGAGGCCGGGGCTTCGCTCCGTCTGTGTGGGCCAGACTCTTAAACTTAGCTGGCTGCCCGGGAATCACTCTGCCTCGCTGGGCAAGGGGTCCACTTGGATCTTTGCCCAGACCGTCAAGGGGCCTTATTGAGATTAGCTGCACAACAAGGCCCGGCGCTGGCCTCTGAGACCGGCTTCTTCCTCAGCAGTAACTCGGGGTTTTTCATTGGAGGGCCCAAAGAATTAGGTCCACAATCTACTGTCCCACTCCCATTCACAGTGTCACTGATGGACAAGGGGAACACATCATGAAGGGTAAAGTTCCCCGTGTTTGCATTAAGGTACATCTTACCCGAGGCATGAAACAAGGCAGCAACAGATTACTCAAATTCTGCAAACTGTCTATTTCTAAAAAGTGTTTGTAAAATTATTATTGTGTGTTGGGGAATTCGGTAGAATATATGATCAGAatatattctgatgaaaggtcgtcaacctgaagtgttaactctgtttctctccacagatgctgcctgacctgagtatttccagcattttctgtttttgtttcagatttccagcatctgcagtattttgcttttatgcaaaTAGAAtgtagttccctttttaaaaaataatttgattCACAGGTACGATTGGCAGAATGACCTTCTATAGTGTAACTTGGATTTATTATTTTAGTTACAGTGAGCAGCTTATGGAGAAGGTattggaaatggccgaaggagttgATGTTGAAGACGCACCACATTTCACTACAAGAGATGAGATAATGAAGCAGGTACTGTACAATAAGGACgtagaaagatttacagcacagaaggaggccattcagcccatcatgctcatgccagctgaaaaagagctctccagtctaatcccacattcTAACTCCTGGTCCGTAActctgtaggttatggcacctcaggtgcatatccaagtatgtTTCAAATACAATGATGATTTCTGCCtctcccttacaggcagtgagttccagatccccatcactctctgggtgaaaaaaaattcctcTGAACGCCCCTCTgattcttctgccaattactttgaaAGTAATACTGTTTATTGACCTCTTTGCTaatagaaataggtccttcctatctgctctatctaggcccctcataattttatacttcTCAATtaaatatcctctctgcctcctctgttACAAAATAACAGATTTCCATTTTCCTGTTCTGTTTTCCCTCCCACAAATGCACTGCAAACCATTTgtctaaaaaaaaattcaaaattggGAAGAAAAAAGTGGATAACTTTCTTAAGATAAACTCTCCTATTTTTTTCCTCCTTGGGCTACACCTACTGACAGTGATCAGCCTCTGCAGATGCTGTTGTGAACTGGTTGTTTTCCCACAGTGCCATGCCTAGGGTACCTTATGGGATAGCTGATTCTGCAATCTGCCACTCTGGTGCTGCTTGGAAAATCTTACTTCTGCACCTATATTCCTGCCTCTGCTGAGAATTGCTTTGTGCCCTGGAGCTGGGTTATAGGTGTGCCATTTTTTCACTTTAGCATTATTAGCTGTTTTACAAGTAAACAATTTTAacctccatttttaaaaaaatggtaAATACTGAGCTTTTCTTCGATTTACAGGAATTACTGGATTAGGTATAAGgaagcctctctacctctctttaagatgttccttgaaACCTAAAGcttttggtatcaaattttgttcagaagaaagatcacagacctgaaatgttaactctgtttttctctccacgggTAATGACTGACCTGTTgactttttccagcattttctggttttgtttgttaaaactcctgtgaagcgccttgggatgttttactactttagaggcgaaatataaatacaaattcttcTTGTTTTAAAAACTCATCTCGTTTTCTCCATGGTCTTGATGTTTGAATTCAGCTACAGCTGTGGAGAATTGTTTGGCATGTGCTTGTTACTTTCCGCATCATACAGGATTGAGAGCGAGAGCTCAGTGTGACAAGGGGAGGTAGAGAGGGAATTAGGGAGCTTGCAGATCATGTGCTGCCCCTAAATTTTACAGCAAGCTTTTTTTTGTTTTGAAAAGCTTTGTGAATGTGTGCTATTGAGAATTCTAGAGCTTTCCCTCTGATATTcaactgtttttatttaaattaggCATTTCAAGTAATGGGAGTCTTGTGATGAGATGGATAAGATGGGAAGTTCTACAGGCTGTGGGAATGATAAAAACGGTGTGAAATTCATTGCAGTTATTGAGTTGGGACAGCAAAGCTCTGAGGGACTGGAATAGTCATGAGATGTTAATCAGGTTTTTTAATATTGAGTGGATCTTTGTATAGTGAATAAGGAACAAATATACTGGGACATGTTATATTATCTCCTTTTGAGAAATCAAGTGGTGAATGATAATACAAGATGACAACATTACCATGATGTCATTTTACACCCCCTTGAGTAGAATTGTTGGAGGAAAAATAGTAAATTGATTTTTATATCAGTAAATCTAAAATGTTGTTCTTTTCTCTTTCAGAGACAGTAAAAGAGTACACCAGGACAGAGGTCTTTTGAGGGAACTGCAGTTTCCAAGGAGTAAGCAAAGAAGGCAGACTGAATGTACTGAAGTATTAGTCGCCAATGCAACAAAGAATCACATTTATTGCAGACGTCTAACCTGAATCTATGGCAAGATTTTATTTCATAGAACTGGTTAGGGAGAGGCAGAAGCATTGCAGAATATCTTCAGTCAGGGCTCAAAATTTTAAATGATTTCAGAATTGGCATCAAATGTTTGCTTTTTAAATGCATCAGTTAAATTGGTGACCAAGCTACTACTACTCTCTTCTGGCACTAAAGTTAAACAACTGTGGTAATTATGTGATGCTGCTTTATTGCAGATATTGCAGAAGGAGAAAGAagtgcttgatttttttttaactgcCTGGAGCAGTACTAATTAAATTTGGAAAAGGTGCATTTTAATGAAGTTAGTTTTAGCTGCATTTTACAATTAAACTAGGTTATATGATGCTGCTTAGTTTTTAGAAAGGGTCCAAGATCTTTTTTGATCTTGCTGTCCCAAATTATAGCTTGTAGGTGAAATTGACTCCTTAGCATAAAGGAGCAAACAGATTTCATGTTATCTTCTGAACTTCACTGGATTTCCATTTCCTTACTGTGTTGTGGCCAACGTACATGTTTGGATATAAATTTTTGGGGTGGGAGGGGAGTATTTCGATAGTGAAAACACTAGTTTAAAGATGCACTGGTTGGGTTCCTCCTATACATTAAATGCCTGATGTATCTGTGTTCTTGCTCAGAGTATAGAGTGTCTGTTAGCCTCTACAATGTTTTTTGATGTAATAAAGTCTAAGATTTCAAATATCTAGACGCTTAAATTAAACACCCTTGTGGCTGAAAGTATCTTGGCTTTATTACATGGTACTGATCCTGTTGTATTTATAGAATGCAAAAGATATTAACAGTGTACTGTGTGATTAAGGATGATCTGCAAATGGAGGATTAGATCATATTAAATCTGTGCTTTTTTAACTGTTTTTTATGTGGTTGGAAATACATTTGTGTGGTACACTTTACCTTGTTGCAATTTTGATTTTGTACACCCATGTAGTACATTGTTTTTCAATGTAGATAATAAGTAATTTTGTCTGGTTTTAATATTTTACATTGTTTTTGCTAGACGTGAGCCTGAACAGGATCTTAACAAAATTGTCAAATGCAGTAAATTCACCTCTTGAacaaattctgtttttatttcgtatTTTTCATTGGATTTCAAATTTTTGCATTTAATTTAAACTTTTAATTGCTCATGGGTCTGCTTGTTTGATTACTTCAAATTTTGGCCTGAATAAACTTTTTAAATGCATAATCGTCAAATGCAGTAATCAAGGGTAATGTTGATATTGAGCAGCCAGTCTAGCTTGCTAATGGAACCTGCAGAGGTAGATCTCTTGCTAAGAGTTGGAATTCTGCCCATTCAGTGCTAGATAACCCTGTAAGGAGAGTGAGGTTTACCAGTGCCCTGTACTAGTAAGGTGTGCAATTTTAGCTGGTTAAATGAAAGCGGTACCCCTATGCATAGTTGGGGATCCTCATGTCGTTGCTCTATCAACCTGAATCTAAGCTTTCTAAACTTGGGTATAGGGGGTATgtcactattgggattgaaggtgcttccattattaatattttttgaggactggtgtttaaaagattgtgaaaattggttcatttgaaagactgaggagatgcctggatttggtTTTTCtttaaaggttactggaaggacactttggacagtggcgcagtggttagcaccgcagcctcacagctccagggacctgggttcgattctgggtactgcctgtgcggagtttgcaagttctccctgtgtctgcgtgggttttcgccgggtgctccggtttcctcccacatccaaaagacttgcaggtgataggtaaattggctgttgtaaattgcccctagtgtagggaggtgatagggaatatgggattactgtagggttagtataaatgggtggttgttggtcggcacagactcggtgggccgaagggcctgtttcagtgctgtatctctcaaaaaaaAATAAACtagaagagacaatgaagtgctaaataaacataaggagcctcgcTGACTATTGGAGTTTACagggaagtcacatgtctaggtttatggttgtcaagagttttggctttttgattttggcttggactgtttgaatgttcacttggtgtgtatcctgctaagagagaagcgacccaactcatccttttccacctgttttggaaagtcttctgagaatccagtgtgatagctgaaaccacaaatgcagtaattctcccgaaaaacCTGCAAGACTATTCCCCGacactcctgaacagaactgctccgaaGGATTCCAGTGACCGCTGTCTGTGCACCAGGACGCCAGACCAGAGGCCatttggaacattccatatcttatcctttttcttcaagaattgacaataacttcgccaaagtattttttaaaaagtatttttttCCATTaaccggtgtgtgcgtgtgttaggttattttaaaagGGTATATATATTCATACTTTCATATTTTaaactgtgttaataagctttgcatctttattgaataagtcttgttttataatcaatagttttgttgtttattaaagaaacctggttggcggatttttttaaattctgaaactaatagcaagtatataattggccgtatcggtaactgggtaaaacatttaaacatacgttgtgactagtggagtagtggaactagtaaaatacagtgcattcctccaacctcagtcgtaacactctgCATTAAGTTTTGGGGTCTTTTACTCAGTTTATTCATGCTCAGTATCAAAGATCACTCCCGTGAGTGAGCCCTCACTTCCCTTGAAGTTGGGTGTACCTTTATATGTCCAATATTTGGTTACTTTAGCAAGCACAGGTATTGAACAGGAGACTTTGTCACTGTATTTAGGTTGCTAGATATAATAGCCCTCTTATGATTTTTCTAGACTTTGGAAAGTGATAGTCTAAACCACCACCTGGTAGAATAAAGACTATGAACTATTTATTAATAGATAATCTGATGCAAAGCCTATACAGATTAATATTTTACACAATATTTAACTTGTGCTTCATCCTTGGATGCAAAAAATAATAAACTTGACACTTTGCTAACTATCTATGTTAAACCTAGTCTACTATTCAAACATTGACTACATGTGGATTTGGATGGCCTGTATTGACATGCCAAGACCATACATTCTGTAGTATAGTGGTATGAGAAAAACTGATGTGTGGGAGCGTGAACCCAGAGATATACCTCTATCTTTTTTTGAAATTCAACCAGgagcaaataatttttttttttaaatcacaattaCATAAAGCTATCATGATTTTAAAAAGAGATGCTTGTTGCCCAGGGTGTTTCTTTGTCCTATTTGAAGTTACAAACTAGGATATAGGGAAAATAATGGGTGCCATCCATGGTAGAAACTAGTGTATCAGTTTAGTACAAAACATCTGACAACTGTAACAAAATTGTTACCAAGGATTTTTAGCTTAATTTGATAGATTTTTAGGACAAAACCAACAAATTGGTAAATGACTTCTAATTATTTTGCAATCAAAACATATTTGCATATCAGACCATAACTTGCATTATTAACAGACGGGCCATAACAAAAATTAAAATGACCAGTAAGTTCAAATGAATATCGATTTCCTGATTCAATGGTGTGACTGAATCCCTATTCATCACATCAGTCTCCCACCCACTATCAGATAGGTTTCTCAATTGTGCAATCAATGCCTCAAAAATGAGAACTTCCTAAGGCACATGTCTGACTGAGCTGCTTGTGTCTTAGCATATCCTGAGTTGCATGAAAACCTGCCACTCCTGTGCTTATCATTTTCTTCCTTGACTTTGTGCACTGCAACATCTGCCTGGATGGTATATTGCAATTTTCACCCTTGGACAGATGGCCTCTCCCAGTCCGCTGTGTCCAGCTACCGTGCCTGGACATTATATGCGTGCTTTGGTATTGGTGGGCTAACAAGTGGGTACAAGCATCTCGCTGAATAGGTGAGCCCTCTAAGGAGTTCACTTGATTCCCAGCTGAAGTGTGAATTATGTGAGTACTGAATCCTCCCTTATGGAAGTGAATGTTTTCACAGTTGATGAAGAGGATAAGATACTAGTGACACCAGGGAACCTGAAAATAATGAAGGGGAGGAACTTAGTGGATTTAATATAAGTAAAAGTACAATAACAGAGAAAATAATGAGACTTGGATAGACAAACCTCCAGGACCTAATGGTATTCACCTCAGGCTATTAAAAGAAATAGAGGACTTTGCATTAGTCACAGTTTTCCAAAGATCTCTAGATGCAGGAACTGCCTTGGTTTTGGAAAAGTGCAAATgtgaccccattatttaagaaataaGGGAGAAACCAGGTAAATAAAGGCGTGTGTGTTAAACATTAATGGTGTGGAAATTATTGGAATCTTAGAAACCGTGACATGTGGGTAAGTATCAGCTGATCATTATAGAGATTTGTTAAGGGTAGATTCTACCTGAGTAATTAGCTGATTTTTTTTGAGGTCACTAGCATAATGACATGGTCAGATTACTCCTTACCTTGTATCCTGATAATATAGTAATGAACAACTGACTTATTAGTGTCTGTTAGTGTCACAGGTTCTACCCAAGTTGACTTCTATAATCGCTTTATTATTAACGGTCCTCTTCATTGATGATACTGCCTCTGTACCAAATTAGTTTTCCTGTCATATGAAACTTATGCTTTGGCTATATCTTTTAGTAAACCAGTTCTCTTTATGTACATATCCTTCAAGCTCCAGTACCCTGTTTCTCATTTTTTAAATTAGTGTGAAAGTTTATTAATATTATGCTCCTAATGCCAGGTATTTGATTTTTAGCCTACCTTAATGGATCACTTCTCTCAATCATGACTATGGCTATAATTCTAGTCTTTTTATTTTTGGTTTAAATATTTGCTGATTAAGCATATTCTGATCCAATCTTGTATTCCTTTTTACATTTAAAtgaagtttatttttaatttttaaaaaaacctcaTTTGCCAAAGTCCTCTAATTGTTTTATACTCTGGCTTTCCACCTGAGCAGTAAAGCCAAAATCTGAATAGCAGTGACGCTAAATGAGCTTGCTTGTGTTGTTCCATTCACTAACTCATCCAAATGAGAACCCTGTCAATAATTGTATCTTTACTAATGTCAATCCAGCTCCTTTATTCAGTTGGGACATATTAATCTTCCCAGCCAAACCTCCATGAGTGACAACCTTCACTGATTCCAGCCCTGTGCTACCAGATTCTGTAACATTTCCCAGCCTTGCCTTGCATGAATGTGTAATAATTCCAGCTCTGTTGTGCTGTTGAGTTCAGCAACTCCCCACTAGCTCCCTTGGACTGTTGTGCTCAGTAAATTCTTCCAGCCAGTTTCTATAATTATGCCATCAATGTTTAAATACAAATATtctaaaacatgaaaaaaaaaatcagtgtgatGTATTTTCCTCAACCAATAGCTGACAGAACATTCTCGTTCTCATTATTCTATCAAGGCGCAGGCTGCTGCTAGGTTGAGCCTCCTTTTAGCTTTGCAATGCAATGTTGGAAGTTATTCTTTAGGGGAATGTATTCTCCAGTGAGGATAATTATGCAAACTTCACCCTAATTATCTGCTTTTACTGTTCTTCCTGAATCAAACCAGGAAGCTGAGAGGGTGAACCACTCAGCTTGCTCTTAGAATCCCTTGGCTGGGGTAGCCCAGTGGACACTTGGCATATTGATTTTTGCTCATATCCCTATAGGATAATTCCTCATGCCCCGTGGCAGTTTGACTGGGAAGTTCAGTGGTGTGGAAAAATTAGATCTATGCCTCATATGCTCGTAGCAGTATGCTGCCATCCAGTGTTTCATGA containing:
- the cdkn2aipnl gene encoding CDKN2AIP N-terminal-like protein, which produces MEDCSLEEFLKRNREEADCGLERLRGLSESDKHWTARRDFLARNLSDYSRDRMDYLVALSMVWANHVFMGCRYSEQLMEKVLEMAEGVDVEDAPHFTTRDEIMKQRQ